TCCGCCGCCGCCTCGGGGCGGCCGCACTACATCCGGACCGGCCGCAACGCCACGCCGGTGGGGCTGCACCCGGCGGCGGACGCGGCGGTGCCGGTGGTCCGCTGGGACGCCCTCGGCGGCGCGGCCGGCGCCGAGGCCGAGGTCTGCCTGGTGTCGGTCGGTGAGGTCGGTACCGAGCTGTGCCTGGCGGCCCGGGCGATGCGTCCGGAGCTGGCCCACGCCCACCTCTGCTACCTGGACCAGGAGCACCTGGCCACGGCGGCGGCGGAGTTGGCCGAGCGGCACTCCCGCTTCCTGGTGGTCGAGGAGCACCGCCCGGTCGGCGGTGTCGCGGCCGGTCTGGCCCTGCTGATGCCGCGGTGCACCGTCATCGGCGCGAACGCAGGATCGACCTGGCCCTCCGGCGGCGGCGACCACGAGCACGTCCTCGCCGAACTGGGGCTCGACCTGGCCGCCGTCCTCGACGCGGCCGACCGCGCGGCCCGGCACTGAACCGGCGCGCGCACCGCGGCCCCCGGGCCGGCGGTGCGCGCGCCGGAGCCCGCGGTGCGGGTCCGGCGCCCATGCCTCGGACCCGAACTCACCTGATGATCACAAGGATTGGTGGAACGAACAGATGGATCTCGGACTGAACGGCAAGGTCGCCCTGGTGGCCGCGGGCACCAGCGGGCTCGGCCTCGCGGTCGCCACGGCGCTCGCCGAGGAGGGCGCCACGGTCTCGGTGGCCGGGCGCTCGACCGAGCGGCTGGCCAGGGCGGTGGAGTCGCTGGAGAAGGCCGCCACCGGTGGCGGGATCAGCGGCCACTCGCTCGACGTCCGGGACGAGCAGGCGGTGGCCGACTGGGTCGAGCAGGCCGCCGCCCGGCACGGCGGCGTCGACATCGTCGTCACCAACGCGGGCGGCCCCGGCCCCGGCCACGCCACCGCGCACCCGGTGCAGGCCTACCGGGACGCACTGGAGCTGAACCTGCTCTCCGCGGTGTCGCTGGTGTCGGCCGCGGTACCGCACATGCGCCGCAAGGGCTGGGGCCGGGTGCTGTTCATCACCTCGCTCTCCGCCAAGCAGCCGATCGACGGGATGGCGCTGTCCAACACCGTGCGGCCCGGGCTGCTGGGCTACGCGAAGTCGCTGGTCCACGAGCTGAGCCGGGACGGCATCACGGTGAACGTGCTGGCGCCCGGGATGACCCGCACGCCCGAACTGGAGCACTGGGCCGAAGGCCTGGAGGGCGGCATTCCCGGCCTGACCGCCGACATCCCGGTGGGCAGGCTCGCCGAACCGCGGGAGCTCGGGGCGGCGGCCGCCTTCCTGGCCGGCACCCGCAGCGGCTTCGTCACCGGGACCGTGCTCCCGGTCGACGGCGGCGCCTCGCGCGGCCTGTACTGACGCCCGTCCCCGTACGGCGTACGCATCCCGTCCCGTCCCGTCCCGCGTACGCATCCCGCCCCCGCCGGCGGCGCGCCGGCCCGCACCCGAAGGACTGATCGACCATGACCATCCAGCGCGACTCCCGGGACCGGCTCGAAGCGGCCCCGCAGGCGGTGGCCCCGCAGGTGGCCCAGCGGCTCGTGATCGACCACCAGGGCGTCGCCACCGGCCCGGCCTCCGAGGTGCCCGGCGCCCGGCAGGGCGGCACCATCACGCTCCTCGCGGACGCCCCGCCGGAGCACATGGACCCGGCCCAGACCTACATCGGGACCACCCTCGCGGTGGCCACCGCCTTCTTCCACCGCACCCTCACCGGCTACCAGGAGGATCCGGACGGCGACGTGCTCACCCTCGTCGGAGACCTGGCCACCAACGCCGGCCGGACCACCGACCGCGGCCTGACCTGGACGTACACCCTGCGCGAAGGTCTGGCCTTCGAGGACGGCACCCCGATCACCTCGGCCGACGTGGCCTACGCGGTCGCCCGGTCCTTCTCCGAACTCGGCACCTACGGTCCGCAGTTCATCCAGCGGGCCCTCGACCCCGAGCGGACCTACCGAGGGCCGCGGCAGGACGGGCTGCCCGCCCCCGGGGTGAGCACCCCGGACGAGCGGACCATCGTCTTCCGGCTCGCCGAGCCGCACCCCGACTTCCCGTTCTTCGCCGCGACGACCACCACCACCCCGGTGCCCCCCGACCGGGACACCGGCGCCGGCTACAACACCTCCTGGCTCTCCACCGGCCCCTACCGGCTGAAGGACGACCGCCCGGGCGAGTACTTCGTGCTGGAGCGCAACCCGCACTGGCAGCCGGCCTCCGACCCGATCCGCCGGAGCTACGTCGACGAGATCCGCTGGCAGTTCGGCGTCGACCGGACCGCCCAGACCCGCCGCCTGGCCGAGGTCTCCGACGCCGACGCCACCGCCGTCGCCACCACCGACGTGGCCCCCGAGGAGATCCTCGCCGTCCAGCTCGATCCCGAGAAGCTGCGGCGGGTGCTGGACGGCCCGACCGCCTACGCCCAGTACATCTACATCAACACCAGCCGGGTGACCGACCCGGACGTGCGCCGGGCGCTGATCTACGCCTTCGACCGCGAGGCCTACATCGAGGCGGCCGGCGGCTCGGCCGCCGCCGAGCCCGCGACCACCATCCTGGCCCCGCTGCTGCCCGGCCACCGCCGCTACGACGCCTACCCGGCCGGCCCGAACGGTGACCCGGCGAAGGCCGAGCAGCTGCTGGCGGGCAAGACCGTGCCCAAACTGCGGTACGCCTTCCAGGACATCGCCCCGCTGCGCCGGCTCGCACCGGTGGTCAAGGCCGGCCTGGAGCGGGCCGGCTTCGAGATCGAGCTGGTCCCGGTGGACCGGGCCGCCTACTACAGCACGGTCGGGCGCCGCGACACCGACGCCGACCTGGTCTGGGGGGTCTGGGGGCCGGACTTCCCGGACCCGGCCGGGGTGATGGACGTGCTGTTCCGGGGCGACCGCCTCACCGAGACGGGCAACATGAACCTCTCGTACTTCGACGTGCCGGACATCAGCCGGCGCCTGGCCGCACTGGCCAAGGAACCCGACCGGGCCTCGGCCGCGGCCGGGTACGCGGAGCTGGACGAGGAGATCATGACCGAACACGCGCCGCTCATCCCGGTGTTCTACAAGCGGCAGTTCTCGCTCGTCGGACCGCAGGTCGGCGGACTGTTCATCAGCGCGCTCTACTCCTTCCCGAACCTGACCCGGGTGCACGTGCTGCCGCGCAGCACCGGCTGACCCCGGACACCCCGGCACCCCGGACACCCCGGCACCCCGGACACCCCGGGGCCCCGCATACCGAAGACGCAGGGCGGCACCTACCCGGCTCCGCCCTGCGCCGCCGCCCGGCGGCACCAGCCGCCGCCCGCCGCCACCGCCGCTCCGGCACGCCGGTCACCCCGCCGGTTGCCGGAACCCCCGTACACCGAGGAGGATGCCCAGGTGCCGACCCAGCTGCCGACCCGGACCCAGAGGCCCGCACTGCCCCGGCTGCGCGCCGGGCTCGGCGGGATGCCGAGAGCCTTCTGGGTCCTGTGCGCCGGCACCCTGGTCAATCGGGCCGGGACGATGGTGCAGCCCTTCTTCGCGCTCTACCTGACGACCGGTCGGGGTTTCTCGACGGGCTCGGCCGGCCTCCTGCTGGCGCTGTTCGCGGTCGGCGCGCTGCTCTCGCAGGTGCTCGCCGGCTGGCTCGCCGACCGCTTCGGGCGCCGCTCGACCCTGCTCGGCGGCATGCTGGCGAGTGCGGCGCTGATGGTCGCCCTCGCCCTGAGCAGCAGCATCCCGGCCTTCGCGGTGGAGCTGTTCCTGCTGGGTCTGGCGATCGACGTCTACCGGCCGGCCTCCAGTGCGCTGGTCGCCGACCTGATCCCGGAGCGTGACCGCACCCGCGCGTACAGCCTGCTGTTCTGGGCGGTCAACCTCGGCTACACCGCCGGAGTGCTGACCGGCGGGCTGCTGGTGCGGTTCGGCTTCTCCTGGCTGTTCTGGGTCGACGCGGTCTCCTGCGCGGCGTTCGGCATCATGGTCCGGCTCGCCGTCCCCGAGACCGCCCCGCCGCCGGGGACTGCGCCGCACGGCTCCGGCTCGGGCTTCGGCGCGGTCCTGCGCGACCGGGTGATGTGCGTCTTCGTCCTGATCACGGGCGGCTACGCGTTCGTCTACCTGCAGACGATGTCCACCCTGCCGCTCGCGATGCGGGCGGACGGCCTCTCACCCGCCGCCTTCGGCACCGCGATGGCGGTCAACGGCGTGGTCATCTCGATCGTCCAACCGCTCGCGGTGGTCCGGCTCAGCCACTGGAACCGCAACCTCGTGCTGACCGGTGGCATGCTCCTGGTCGGCCTCGGCTTCGGCCTCAACGCGCTGGTGTCCTCCCCACTCGGCTACAGCTCCACCACGGTGGTGTGGTCGCTCGGGGAGATCGCCTTCACCGGCGCCAGCGCGGCCACCGCCGTCGCGCTCGCCCCGGCCCATCTGCGCGGCCGCTACAGCGGGGTGTACGGCTCCGCGTGGTCCCTGGGCGGGCTCCCGGCCCCGGTCCTCGGCGCCTGGCTGCTCGGCCACGGGTCCACCCTGCTCTGGCTGGTCTGCGCGGCGATCGGCCTCTGTGCGGCGGTCGGCCAGATCCTCATCGGCCCGGCCGTCACCCGCCGCACCGCGGCAGCCGCCACCGACCCGGACGCCTCCCCGCAGGCGGACGCCTCGCCGGACACCACCGGTGGCCGTGACAGCGCCGGAGATCACCACGAGGGCGCCGACCCGACCGAATGAGCCACCGGCTCCCCGCTCCCGACGCCTGCCGCGACCCCTCCCGACGCCTGCCGCGACCCCTCCCGGGGACTGCGGACGACCGCACGCGCCGCCGCCTTCGCCACCAATCCGGACGCACGTATCGACGGCCGGTCCTTCGGCGTGCACCATGGTTCGTCCTGGGCGCGGGGGCGCCCGGGACAGGGGCGGAGGGGTTTGATGGGGGAGAGAATCGACCAGGGCGGGGAGCCGGTGCGCCCGTCCTGGCCGTCCTGGCCGGAGCTCGGCGGTTGGAGCGGGGTGTGGGACGCGCCCCGTGACCGGGAACAGGAGGCGGAGCGGGAGCGGCGTTCGGTCACGGGGAGGGTGGAGCTCTTCGCCGGGCCGCTCGACGGACGGTACCCGCGGTTCCCCGGAGCGGCGGGCGGCGAACCCGTCGGAAGGCTGGAGTTCCCCTCGGGACCGGGCGGCCGGTACCCGAACGGGAGGTCCCTCTACGTGCGGGATCCGCAGCGCCCCGGCGTGTACCGATGGGCCGGCGACCTTCCGTAGGCGGACACCCGCCGTCCGGGCGGCCGTCGTCCGGCGTAGCGGGGCGGGCAGCCGTGAGCCGGTCCGCCGCCCGGCGCCGTCACGGCTTCCGCGTGTCGGCGCCGAGGGAACCGTCCTCCACACACAGGACGGGGACGCGCCGGACGAGGTTGTTCGCGAAACCGCCGCGGTTCCACGGCTGGTCGAGCGGCTGGGTGTGTCCCGCCGCGTCGTGGGCGCGGGCACCCAGCACGTGGCGGCCCGGCGAGGCCGTCCAGCCGTGCTGCCAGCCGCGCCAGGCCCAGGGGTGCCGGTCGTCGGCGGGGGTGAGCGCGGCGTCGGCCCAGGAGCGGCCGTCGTCCGTGCTCACCTCGACCCGGACCACGGGAGCGTGGCCCGACCAGGCCCGGCCCTCCAGCCGTACGAGGCCGGGCCTCACGACGCGGGTCCTGGACATGAAGTCCGGGAAGCCGGGCGGCGCGATCAGCGCGCGTGGGGCGATCCGGGAGACGGGTTCCCCCGGCTCCGCGGCCTCCTGCCGCAGGCAGTAGGCGACGGCCTGCTGGAATCCGGTGAACGGCGTCGCGGTGAGGGTGATCTCCCGAAGCCACTTCACCTGCGCCATGCCGTACCAGCCGGGGACCACCAGCCGTAGCGGGCAGCCGTGCTGGGGCGGCAGGGGGTCGCCGTTCATCGCGTACGCGAGCAGGACCCGCGGGTCGTGCCCGGTCGCGATCGGGAGCGGGAGGCTGCGCCGGTAGTCCTGTTCGACGCCGCGTTCGACCCCGTGGTCGGCGCCGGTGAAGACGGCTTCGACCGCGTCGGGCCCGACCCCCGCCGCGGCGAGGACGAGTCCCAGCGGTGCCCCCGTCCACTCCGCCGTGCCGACCCCCTCGACCAGCCACGGCTGGCTGACCGGGCGCGGGGAGAGCAGGGCCCGGCCGTTGCCCGCGCACTCCATGGTCACGCGCTCCGTGACCGCCGGGAAGGACCGCAGGGCGTCCAGATCCAGCGTGAGCGGTTCGCGCACCCGGCCCCCGACGCGCAGGCGCCAGCGCGCGGGGTCGGCGGCCGGGATGTCGTAGTGCGTCAGGACGTAGTGCAGCCCGGGCGGGCTGAGGTCGTAGCGAAGGGCCTCCAGCGGCAGGCCGTGGTTGCGGGCCGCGAGCGCCAGTTCCTCCAGGGAGATCGCCTCACCCGCCGCTGCCAGCCGGGCAGGGCCGCTGATGTCGCCGAGTCGTGGCTCCATGACCCCATTGTCGTCCTCCGCAGGGGAGTCCGGCTCGCCCTCCCGTCCTGAGAAGTCCTCTCCGGTCGGCGGCCTTGGGCGGTTGCCATGCGTCGCAACGGCCCAAGGGGTGGTCGGTGGATCAGTCGGGCGGGTGGTCCAGCAGCCAACCGGCCAGTTCCTCGGCCGCCGGGTCAGACCGGTGTTGCGCTCGCCGTGGTGGACGTGCGCGAAGCCGCCCGGCGGCTCCCACTTCGCGTCGGGGGCCGGGACGGTGACAGCGGTCCGGGTGCGGCGGACACCGGGGCCGGGATGGTGAAGGCGCCGGCGTTCTGCTCGGCCTGTCCGTCCTGCTGGGTCAACGTGCGCTCCAGGTGTGGGTGAACGCGCCGGGCCGGCGGCCGGAGACGGCGGTGGCGGCGCGGATCGTGGTGACGCGCCCAGCACGTCCCCTTCACCGTCACGGTTGGTGAGCGAATCGCCGCTGGTCACCGACATAGGCGGCGGGAGGGCGGAGAGTTGACGGCGGTCGTGACCGAAACCCTTCGTCAGCGAGTTCCCGGGGCCCGCGGCCGAGCCCCGGGAGACGCCGGGTCAGCCGCGGACGGTCGGCTGCGACGCGCTCGCCGTGGCGAGCGGTGCGAGAGCGGCCCGCGCCGGATCCGCCGCCGTGTTCGGGTCCGGGGTCAGGGACGGCACCGCCCGGCGGGCGGGGACGAGCAGGGCGGCGAAGGCGGCGGCCAGGCAGAACACCGCGAGCAGGGCGAAGCCGTGGGTGTAGCCCGCGACGTAGGGTTGTCCGGAGGGCTGCAGGTGGCCGGTGACCAGGCCGGTCATCAGGGCGGCGCCGAGCGAACCGCCGATGGTGCGGATGTTGGCGTTCATGCCGGTGGCCGCCCCGGTCTGGGCCGCCGGAACGCTGTGGACGATGAGGTTGCTCATCGAGGCGAAGGCGAGCCCGATGCCGAGCCCGAAGACGCCCGCGGCCAGGGCGACCTGCCAGGGCCGGTCGTGCCACCCGGCGAGGATCGCGCAGGCGATCGAGCCGAGCACGGCACCGGAGGTGAGCTGGGCCTTCGCCGGGAACCGGCCGGCCAGCCGGCCACTGAGGATGCCGGAGGCGAACATGGCCACCAGCATCGGCAGCATCAGCAGTCCCGCGCCGGTGACGCTCGACCCGAAGCCGTAGCCCGCCGAGGACGGCGTCTGCGCGAAGCCGGGCAGGAACGCCCAGACCGCGTACATGCCGCCGCCGAAGAGCAGCGCGGCGGTGTTGGTCGTCCAGACCGCCGGGAGGCGCATGATGCGCAGGTCGATCAGCGGGTTGCGGGAGCGGGCCTCGGCCAGGGCCCAGAGGGCGAAGAGGACGACGGCCGTCACCAGCAGGACGATCACGGTGGCGGATCCCCAACCCCACTTCGCAGCCTGGCTGACCGGCAGCAGCAGCGCCACCAGCCAGCCGGAGAGCAGGACGGACGCGAGCCAGTTGACGCTTCCCTCGGTGCGGCTCGGCGACTCGGGGACGTAGCGGTGGGCGATGATCGCGGTGATCGCGACGATGATCACGGGGAACCAGAAGAGCCAGCGGTAGTCCAGGGCCCCGACGATCGGACCGGCCAGGACCATGCCGAGGCCGCTGCCCACCGCGATGACGGCGGACAGGTTGCTGATGCTCGCTGGCACCCGGGCGGCCGGGAACTCGTCGCGGATGATCCCGAAGGACAGCGGGAACAGCGCACCCGCGATGCCCTGGAGCACACGGGCGACGATCAGCACCGTGATGTTGGGGGCGAGGGCGGCGACGAGGCAGCCGATCAGCAGGGCGATCAGCGCCGCGACCAGGGTGCGCTTCTTGCCGACCAGGTCGCCGACCCTGCCGAGGATCGGCGTGAAGATCGAGGCGGAGAGCAGATAGGCGGTCATCACCCAGGTGACGGTGGCCTGCGAGGTGTGCATCGCGTGCTGGACGGTCGGCAGGGCGGGCGTGATCAGCGACTGGAGCAGGGCGAACACGCCCGCGCCGGTGGCGAGGACGCCGAAGGTGAGGCGATTGGAATGGCGGTTCATCGGACCTTCTCGGGGCACGGGTACGACGCGGACAGGAGGGTGGCGAGGGCTGCGGACGTACGGAGGGCAGGGTCGTACGGAGGGCGGGAACGGTCGGCAGGTGGGACGGAGGCAGGGCCTGACGGCCTCGCTCGGCGGCCCCGGGCAGGATGCCGCCGGGTGGCGGCGACCCCGGGGCCCGGGAACGCCGGTGGACGGCGCGGCCGGACGGCAGCAGCGCACGGCGGTGGCCCCACTGCTAAAGTTGAGGCATGCCTCCATATTAGCGGAGGTGCCCCTCCGGTTCAATCCGGTATCCGAGATGAGGTCCCCGTGTCGGAACAGGTCGTCGTCAGCGAGTTCCTCGCGGCCCAGCGCCCGCGCCGTGCCGACGCCGCACGGAACTTCGACGCGCTGCTCGCCGCCGCCCGGGAGGCCTTCGCCGAGCACGGCGCAGACGCCTCACTGGAGGACATCGCCCGCCGCGCCGGCGTCGGCATCGGCACCCTCTACCGCAACTTCCCCACGCGCAGGCACCTCTTCGAGACGGTCTACGCCAACGAGGTCAACGACCTGAGCCTGGTGGCGGAGGAACTCTCCGGCGAGCCGCCGTGGCAGGCGCTGACCGGTTGGCTGCGCCGCTTCGTCGCGTACACGCTGACCAAGCGCGCGATCCGCGAGGCGCTGGAGGGGGAGGAGAGCGATGTCTTCCTGGCCTGCCGGCAGTCGATG
The sequence above is drawn from the Kitasatospora sp. NBC_00315 genome and encodes:
- a CDS encoding SDR family NAD(P)-dependent oxidoreductase, whose amino-acid sequence is MDLGLNGKVALVAAGTSGLGLAVATALAEEGATVSVAGRSTERLARAVESLEKAATGGGISGHSLDVRDEQAVADWVEQAAARHGGVDIVVTNAGGPGPGHATAHPVQAYRDALELNLLSAVSLVSAAVPHMRRKGWGRVLFITSLSAKQPIDGMALSNTVRPGLLGYAKSLVHELSRDGITVNVLAPGMTRTPELEHWAEGLEGGIPGLTADIPVGRLAEPRELGAAAAFLAGTRSGFVTGTVLPVDGGASRGLY
- a CDS encoding ABC transporter substrate-binding protein, which gives rise to MTIQRDSRDRLEAAPQAVAPQVAQRLVIDHQGVATGPASEVPGARQGGTITLLADAPPEHMDPAQTYIGTTLAVATAFFHRTLTGYQEDPDGDVLTLVGDLATNAGRTTDRGLTWTYTLREGLAFEDGTPITSADVAYAVARSFSELGTYGPQFIQRALDPERTYRGPRQDGLPAPGVSTPDERTIVFRLAEPHPDFPFFAATTTTTPVPPDRDTGAGYNTSWLSTGPYRLKDDRPGEYFVLERNPHWQPASDPIRRSYVDEIRWQFGVDRTAQTRRLAEVSDADATAVATTDVAPEEILAVQLDPEKLRRVLDGPTAYAQYIYINTSRVTDPDVRRALIYAFDREAYIEAAGGSAAAEPATTILAPLLPGHRRYDAYPAGPNGDPAKAEQLLAGKTVPKLRYAFQDIAPLRRLAPVVKAGLERAGFEIELVPVDRAAYYSTVGRRDTDADLVWGVWGPDFPDPAGVMDVLFRGDRLTETGNMNLSYFDVPDISRRLAALAKEPDRASAAAGYAELDEEIMTEHAPLIPVFYKRQFSLVGPQVGGLFISALYSFPNLTRVHVLPRSTG
- a CDS encoding MDR family MFS transporter, with protein sequence MPTQLPTRTQRPALPRLRAGLGGMPRAFWVLCAGTLVNRAGTMVQPFFALYLTTGRGFSTGSAGLLLALFAVGALLSQVLAGWLADRFGRRSTLLGGMLASAALMVALALSSSIPAFAVELFLLGLAIDVYRPASSALVADLIPERDRTRAYSLLFWAVNLGYTAGVLTGGLLVRFGFSWLFWVDAVSCAAFGIMVRLAVPETAPPPGTAPHGSGSGFGAVLRDRVMCVFVLITGGYAFVYLQTMSTLPLAMRADGLSPAAFGTAMAVNGVVISIVQPLAVVRLSHWNRNLVLTGGMLLVGLGFGLNALVSSPLGYSSTTVVWSLGEIAFTGASAATAVALAPAHLRGRYSGVYGSAWSLGGLPAPVLGAWLLGHGSTLLWLVCAAIGLCAAVGQILIGPAVTRRTAAAATDPDASPQADASPDTTGGRDSAGDHHEGADPTE
- a CDS encoding sulfite oxidase, whose amino-acid sequence is MEPRLGDISGPARLAAAGEAISLEELALAARNHGLPLEALRYDLSPPGLHYVLTHYDIPAADPARWRLRVGGRVREPLTLDLDALRSFPAVTERVTMECAGNGRALLSPRPVSQPWLVEGVGTAEWTGAPLGLVLAAAGVGPDAVEAVFTGADHGVERGVEQDYRRSLPLPIATGHDPRVLLAYAMNGDPLPPQHGCPLRLVVPGWYGMAQVKWLREITLTATPFTGFQQAVAYCLRQEAAEPGEPVSRIAPRALIAPPGFPDFMSRTRVVRPGLVRLEGRAWSGHAPVVRVEVSTDDGRSWADAALTPADDRHPWAWRGWQHGWTASPGRHVLGARAHDAAGHTQPLDQPWNRGGFANNLVRRVPVLCVEDGSLGADTRKP
- a CDS encoding MFS transporter — its product is MNRHSNRLTFGVLATGAGVFALLQSLITPALPTVQHAMHTSQATVTWVMTAYLLSASIFTPILGRVGDLVGKKRTLVAALIALLIGCLVAALAPNITVLIVARVLQGIAGALFPLSFGIIRDEFPAARVPASISNLSAVIAVGSGLGMVLAGPIVGALDYRWLFWFPVIIVAITAIIAHRYVPESPSRTEGSVNWLASVLLSGWLVALLLPVSQAAKWGWGSATVIVLLVTAVVLFALWALAEARSRNPLIDLRIMRLPAVWTTNTAALLFGGGMYAVWAFLPGFAQTPSSAGYGFGSSVTGAGLLMLPMLVAMFASGILSGRLAGRFPAKAQLTSGAVLGSIACAILAGWHDRPWQVALAAGVFGLGIGLAFASMSNLIVHSVPAAQTGAATGMNANIRTIGGSLGAALMTGLVTGHLQPSGQPYVAGYTHGFALLAVFCLAAAFAALLVPARRAVPSLTPDPNTAADPARAALAPLATASASQPTVRG
- a CDS encoding TetR/AcrR family transcriptional regulator, with amino-acid sequence MSEQVVVSEFLAAQRPRRADAARNFDALLAAAREAFAEHGADASLEDIARRAGVGIGTLYRNFPTRRHLFETVYANEVNDLSLVAEELSGEPPWQALTGWLRRFVAYTLTKRAIREALEGEESDVFLACRQSMYDAAEPLLSRAQESGEVRQDMSVDDLLRLVSGISSVAFPDEEQRDRVLGIALDGVRTGR